One Gimesia aquarii DNA segment encodes these proteins:
- a CDS encoding DUF1549 domain-containing protein — MPQILMLCGVMFLISGFGATNVLGAPAANVPADFKEIQIGPHPGEKELLLLRGPDSRQQVFVTGVLASGKLQDLTRNVTYAITNQNIATISSDGYITPHNDGQTQLTVTAKNGKKASIPISVQGIASPEAINFKNQVVPIFTKLTCNSGGCHGKASGQNGFKLSLLGFYPEDDYEFLVKEGRGRRLFPTSPAESLLLMKGTGVTPHGGGKLIKSDSYEYRLLYRWIEQGMPYGSDQDRTVASIECFPQSRTMGQEAEQQISVIATYSDGSTEDVTRMALFEANDTEMAEVNKTGLVKTLNLSGEVAIMARYQGQVSTFRATIPLGVTIANLPKSRNLIDEAVFNKLKVLGIPPSPVSDDATFMRRVYIDITGSTPTEDEVKVFLADKDPVKRDKLIDRLIDSPAYADYFANKWNMVLRNKKLQPIDIAGTNAFYKWIWNSLYENKPYNEFVGEILSASGEYRQNPAVVWYREVNTVEEQVEDTAQLFLGLRIQCARCHHHPFEKWSQNDYYGLAAFFSRVGTKDPSSGPIGTRGFRDKRIFHKEGTATAKNIRSGENLKPTALGMEPFELSPERDPRVALVQWLSRTDNPFFAKALVNRYWKHFFGRGIVEPEDDMRATNPPANPELLDGLSKHFVESGFDLKELVRAICRSNAYQLSSLPNEHNLKDKQNFSRYYPKRLTAEVLYDVFHQVTNSTQRFSGLPAEAKAIQITDATSAPYFLKVFGQPQADTACECERSQSANLAQSLHLLNSKEVQDKITNGSSRAATLAKDTKRSNEEKIQELYRWVYSRAPQEQEMKFALSYIEKHKAKPQIAYEDIIWALINTKEFLFNH, encoded by the coding sequence ATGCCACAGATCCTTATGCTATGTGGAGTGATGTTTCTTATCTCTGGTTTCGGTGCAACGAATGTGTTGGGGGCGCCGGCTGCCAATGTGCCTGCGGACTTTAAGGAAATCCAGATTGGACCTCATCCGGGTGAGAAAGAATTGCTTTTGTTAAGAGGCCCCGATTCACGCCAGCAAGTTTTTGTGACTGGAGTTTTGGCGAGCGGTAAATTGCAGGACTTGACTCGCAATGTGACTTATGCAATTACGAATCAGAATATTGCTACGATTTCAAGCGATGGTTATATCACACCACATAATGATGGCCAGACTCAACTCACTGTCACTGCAAAAAATGGTAAGAAGGCATCGATTCCTATCTCAGTCCAGGGAATCGCATCACCCGAGGCGATCAATTTCAAGAATCAAGTAGTTCCTATATTTACCAAGCTGACTTGTAATAGCGGTGGGTGTCACGGAAAAGCCAGCGGACAGAACGGTTTTAAATTATCACTGCTTGGATTTTATCCTGAAGATGATTATGAGTTTCTTGTCAAAGAAGGCCGGGGGCGTCGGTTGTTTCCTACGTCGCCCGCAGAAAGTCTCCTTTTGATGAAAGGGACCGGCGTTACTCCACACGGTGGTGGAAAATTGATCAAATCCGATTCCTATGAGTATCGTTTGCTTTATCGTTGGATAGAGCAGGGGATGCCTTATGGGAGTGATCAGGATCGCACAGTTGCCTCAATTGAATGTTTTCCTCAGTCAAGAACAATGGGGCAGGAAGCCGAACAGCAGATCTCAGTCATTGCCACTTATTCAGATGGTTCTACGGAAGACGTCACTCGGATGGCTCTTTTCGAAGCCAACGACACTGAGATGGCGGAAGTCAATAAAACCGGTTTGGTTAAAACTTTAAACTTATCTGGTGAGGTTGCCATAATGGCCCGTTATCAAGGGCAGGTGTCTACCTTCCGGGCGACGATTCCTCTGGGGGTCACGATTGCGAATCTCCCTAAATCGCGTAATCTGATTGATGAAGCTGTTTTCAATAAGTTGAAGGTTTTAGGAATTCCTCCTTCACCTGTATCCGATGATGCTACGTTCATGCGGAGAGTCTATATCGATATTACAGGTTCGACACCCACTGAAGACGAAGTAAAAGTGTTCCTGGCAGATAAAGATCCTGTGAAACGGGACAAACTGATTGATCGTTTGATCGACAGTCCCGCTTACGCGGACTATTTTGCCAATAAATGGAATATGGTTTTACGTAACAAAAAACTTCAACCGATTGATATCGCAGGTACGAATGCTTTTTATAAATGGATTTGGAATAGTCTCTATGAGAATAAGCCATACAATGAATTCGTAGGCGAAATTCTTTCTGCATCGGGAGAATATCGACAGAATCCTGCGGTGGTCTGGTATCGTGAAGTCAATACCGTCGAAGAACAAGTGGAAGACACAGCCCAACTATTCCTAGGGCTTCGTATTCAATGTGCTCGTTGTCACCATCATCCCTTTGAGAAGTGGAGCCAGAATGATTATTACGGACTCGCTGCTTTCTTCAGTCGTGTGGGGACGAAAGATCCCAGCTCTGGACCCATTGGTACAAGAGGTTTTCGTGATAAGCGAATTTTCCATAAAGAAGGTACTGCAACTGCAAAGAATATTCGTTCGGGAGAAAATCTAAAACCAACGGCTCTGGGAATGGAACCTTTTGAATTAAGCCCAGAACGTGATCCTCGTGTGGCACTTGTGCAGTGGTTGTCTCGAACGGATAACCCGTTCTTTGCCAAAGCGCTGGTTAATCGTTACTGGAAACATTTCTTTGGTCGAGGAATTGTTGAACCCGAAGACGATATGCGGGCGACTAATCCTCCCGCTAATCCGGAACTTCTGGACGGTCTATCAAAACATTTTGTCGAAAGTGGATTCGACTTAAAGGAACTCGTGCGTGCGATTTGTCGTTCCAATGCCTATCAACTGAGTTCATTGCCCAATGAGCACAACTTGAAAGATAAACAAAATTTCTCACGCTATTATCCCAAGCGACTCACTGCAGAAGTTTTGTATGATGTCTTTCATCAAGTCACGAATTCGACACAACGTTTTTCCGGACTGCCTGCGGAAGCGAAAGCGATTCAAATTACAGATGCGACTTCAGCACCTTATTTTTTGAAAGTCTTTGGACAACCTCAGGCGGATACGGCTTGTGAGTGCGAGCGTTCACAAAGTGCCAACCTTGCTCAGAGTTTACATTTGCTGAACAGTAAGGAAGTACAGGATAAGATCACGAATGGATCCAGCCGCGCTGCAACTCTCGCTAAAGATACCAAGCGGTCAAATGAAGAGAAAATTCAGGAGCTTTATCGTTGGGTGTATTCCCGTGCTCCTCAAGAGCAGGAAATGAAGTTCGCGCTTTCGTACATCGAAAAGCATAAAGCGAAACCACAAATTGCTTATGAGGATATTATATGGGCTCTGATTAATACTAAAGAATTCTTGTTTAATCACTAA
- the ribA gene encoding GTP cyclohydrolase II — MSDSENSSPQIPNIQLVFEQLRAGKPVIVTDSTERENEGDFIVAAESITPQIVQFLLRYGSGELCVSLPEEVAERLQLNPIVGPDENTAPNQTQFLIPVDHKDSGSGVSAEFRALTIRALSDEHSQASDFVRPGHIHPLLAKQGGILRRAGHTEATGDLLQMAGLKPVGVLIEILSQKGFGMADADELREISDQFDIPIISTAEVIRHRYISEKLVHREVEVPIKTKKYGTVQVIGYSVEHESQQPVALVWGNLSATEAPLVRMHSSCFTGDLLDSLRCDCGDQLHMAMEAICQEKAGAVVYLPQEGRGIGLIPKLKAYVLQDEGLDTVEANLQLGFKADSRDFTVGVQILKDLGLTKVRLLTNNPKKTDSDVYTGFDLEVVEQVPIVAPPHKDREFYLQTKRDKMGHILPTTPAD; from the coding sequence ATGTCTGACTCAGAAAATTCCAGTCCTCAAATTCCCAATATTCAACTTGTCTTTGAACAACTACGAGCAGGCAAACCGGTTATTGTGACCGATTCCACTGAGCGAGAAAATGAAGGTGATTTTATCGTCGCCGCTGAATCGATCACACCACAGATTGTGCAATTCCTCTTACGTTATGGTAGTGGAGAATTGTGTGTCTCTCTTCCCGAGGAAGTCGCCGAACGCCTGCAACTAAATCCCATAGTAGGACCTGATGAAAATACGGCTCCTAACCAGACACAGTTTCTCATCCCCGTCGATCATAAAGATAGTGGAAGCGGCGTGAGTGCAGAGTTTAGAGCTCTCACAATTCGCGCTTTGAGTGACGAACATTCCCAAGCATCCGATTTTGTCCGCCCCGGTCATATTCACCCGTTACTTGCCAAGCAGGGTGGTATACTTCGTCGCGCTGGTCATACAGAAGCCACAGGTGACTTACTACAAATGGCCGGGCTAAAGCCTGTAGGTGTGCTCATCGAAATTCTCAGTCAGAAAGGATTCGGAATGGCTGACGCCGACGAACTCCGAGAAATTTCTGATCAGTTTGATATTCCCATTATTTCGACAGCCGAGGTTATTCGGCATCGATACATTAGTGAAAAACTGGTGCACCGTGAAGTAGAAGTCCCTATCAAAACAAAAAAGTATGGCACAGTTCAAGTAATTGGTTATTCGGTGGAACATGAGAGTCAACAACCTGTGGCATTAGTCTGGGGTAATCTTTCAGCAACTGAAGCTCCTCTGGTCCGAATGCATTCTTCATGTTTTACAGGTGACTTGCTCGATTCTTTGCGCTGTGATTGTGGAGATCAATTGCATATGGCAATGGAGGCAATCTGCCAAGAGAAAGCGGGAGCCGTTGTTTATCTCCCGCAGGAGGGACGCGGTATTGGATTGATTCCCAAACTCAAAGCATACGTACTGCAAGATGAGGGTCTCGATACAGTAGAAGCAAATCTTCAGTTAGGATTCAAAGCGGATAGCCGAGACTTCACCGTGGGAGTCCAGATCTTAAAAGATCTGGGACTTACCAAAGTACGTTTGCTGACCAATAACCCCAAAAAAACAGACTCAGACGTTTACACAGGCTTCGATTTGGAAGTTGTAGAACAAGTACCGATCGTAGCGCCACCTCATAAAGACCGTGAGTTCTATCTGCAGACCAAACGCGATAAGATGGGACACATTCTGCCGACCACTCCCGCTGATTGA